A portion of the Daphnia magna isolate NIES linkage group LG4, ASM2063170v1.1, whole genome shotgun sequence genome contains these proteins:
- the LOC116922042 gene encoding LOW QUALITY PROTEIN: ABC transporter G family member 20 (The sequence of the model RefSeq protein was modified relative to this genomic sequence to represent the inferred CDS: deleted 1 base in 1 codon): MKAGVEIPTVSSSQGVVVRNAIKSYGVGSRRSTVLEGLDMNVKRGTIYGLLGASGCGKTTLLSCIVGRRSFDSGEVLVLGGPPGTPESGIPGPRVGYMPQELALYGEFSIKETLQYFGRIYKLRADFVDAQLEFLSKLLDLPPSHRYVKTLSGGQQRRVSFAVALFHEPELLILDEPTVGVDPLLRHSIWNHLVRQSDDHGRTVIITTHYIEEARQADTIGMMRSGRLLAEESPENLLKDYRLPSLEDVFLKLCMKDKDDGGLTSKTPKDNNFAASRKPHSGGLDNLAFNASQFDIVPLDVESLDNIKSHPGSLANYNAPSSKSTLPTEEGGVVCLNFNRYGDNNLRGCNKKRANQLQQMNVGAIQNSSHHSKRERAATSFQMEGLFDVQLAGNNASRTDNNIHAVSNYGGGAGQGTRRSRTFKMAIPSPHRSAALIHKNFMQTFRNIGMFLFVFLLPALQATIFCLAIGKDPTFLKMAIVNDELDPSEGRVCNYTTDCSYFMYSCRYLRFIDNETIIQVPYQSLPDAIEATKRGEVWGVVHFGRNFTDELMVRQADGSAASNETIIASQIGVTMDFSNQQISIILQRRLNEAFEDFTNDILKACAYEPTAGNIPVTFLDPVYGKKDSTYTEFMAPGMILTIVYFIAVALTAGVFISERKEGLLDRSLVAGVQMTEILLAHLVNQFTVLLGQTALVFLCMLAVFNIPCQGNLALAVFITLLQGLCGMSFGLLVSSLCDSEISAIHLSLGSFYPTLLLSGIIWPIEGMSPYLRHFSYALPQTYAIEALRSVFARGWGAELPDVYYGILISTGWICVMLALSLAVVRIRKHTG; encoded by the exons CATTATTGAGCTGTATCGTTGGCCGGCGAAGCTTTGACAGCGGAGAAGTGCTGGTGTTGGGCGGACCACCGGGCACGCCGGAAAGCGGAATTCCAGGTCCGCGGGTGGGCTACATGCCACAAGAGTTGGCACTTTATGGCGAATTTAGCATTAAAGAAACACTTCAGTATTTTGGCCGTATCTACAAATTGCGAGCGGATTTCGTCGATGCCCAGTTGGAATTCTTATCCAAGTTACTGGACCTACCTCCTAGCCATCGTTACGTCAAGACGCTGAGCGGTGGCCAGCAGCGACGCGTTTCGTTCGCAGTTGCTTTGTTTCACGAGCCCGAACTGCTAATTTTGGACGAACCAACAGTTGGCGTTGATCCATTACTCCGACACAG CATTTGGAATCACCTTGTTCGTCAGAGCGATGATCATGGAAGAACGGTGATAATTACCACGCACTACATCGAAGAAGCACGTCAAGCCGATACG ATTGGGATGATGCGTTCTGGACGGTTATTGGCCGAAGAATCGCCAGAAAATCTGTTGAAGGATTACCGACTTCCTTCACTTGAAGATGTATTTCTTAAGCTTTGTATGAAAGACAAGGACGATGGTGGGCTGACATCAAAGACTCCCAAAGATAATAATTTCGCAGCATCTCGTAAACCTCATAGTGGAGGTCTTGACAATTTGGCTTTCAATGCCAGTCAGTTTGACATAGTTCCACTGGACGTTGAAAGTCTGGATAACATTAAAAGCCATCCCGGATCGTTAGCGAATTACAATGCT CCAAGCTCAAAATCGACATTACCGACGGAAGAAGGTGGTGTCGTCTGCTTGAATTTCAACCGGTATGGGGACAACAACCTGCGGGGGTGTAACAAGAAACGCGCTAATCAGCTCCAGCAGATGAATGTTGGTGCCATTCAGAACTCTTCCCACCACAGCAAACGTGAAAGAGCCGCTACGTCATTTCAAATGGAAGGGCTATTTGATGTTCAACTCGCTGGAAATAACGCAAGTCGAACGGATAATAACATTCATGCAGTT AGCAATTACGGTGGTGGTGCTGGCCAGGGAACTAGACGTAGTCGTACTTTCAAAATGGCCATACCGTCTCCTCATCGCAGCGCGGCGCTCATCCACAAGAATTTCATGCAGACATTTCGAAATATTGG GAtgtttttgttcgtttttctGTTACCTGCTCTTCAAGCAACCATCTTTTGTCTGGCTATCGGAAAGGATCCGACATTTCTGAAGATGGCCATTGTTAACGATGAACTGGATCCAAGTGAAGGCCGTGTTTGCAACTATACAACAGATTGTTCGTATTTCATGTACAGCTGTCGCTATCTGCGCTTTATTGACAACGAAACAATAATCCAG GTTCCTTATCAAAGTTTACCAGACGCTATAGAAGCCACGAAAAGGGGGGAAGTGTGGGGTGTAGTTCACTTTGGCCGGAATTTTACGGATGAATTGATGGTTCGCCAGGCGGACGGCAGTGCGGCGAGTAACGAAACAATTATCGCTAGTCAAATCGGAGTTACTATGGATTTCTCCA ACCAACAGATTTCGATTATTCTACAACGCCGGCTGAACGAAGCTTTTGAAGATTTCACAAACGATATTTTGAAGGCTTGTGCGTACGAGCCAACTGCTGGCAATATCCCTGTCACG TTCCTCGATCCTGTTTATGGCAAGAAAGACTCCACTTACACAGAGTTCATGGCTCCTGGCATGATATTGAC AATTGTATATTTTATTGCTGTGGCGTTAACTGCTGGCGTCTTCATCAGTGAACGAAAGGAAGGTCTTTTAGATCGAAGTTTAGTGGCTG GGGTTCAGATGACTGAAATTCTGCTGGCTCATTTGGTTAACCAGTTTACGGTTTTGCTCGGTCAGACGGCGCTCGTTTTCCTGTGCATGTTGGCTGTTTTCAATATTCCGTGCCAGGGCAATTTAGCTCTGGCTGTGTTCATTACTCTTCTTCAAGGTCTTTGCGGGATGTCTTTTG GTTTGTTAGTGTCGAGTTTGTGCGATAGTGAAATCAGCGCTATTCATCTTTCGTTGGGCAGCTTTTATCCGACTCTACTTCTCAGTGGAATTATTTGGCCAATTGAGGGTATGTCGCCTTACCTACGTCACTTTTCCTACGCTCTGCCGCAAACGTACGCCATCGAAGCTTTGAGGTCAGTCTTTGCGAGAGGATGGGGAGCTGAATTGCCCGATGTTTATTATGGCATTTTGATCAGCACTGGATGGATTTGTGTAATGTTGGCTCTGAGCTTAGCGGTTGTACGTATTCGCAAGCACACAGGTTAA
- the LOC116922065 gene encoding AN1-type zinc finger protein 1: MEFPSLGERCSMAMCQQLDLLPIRCSYCQKHFCKAHFQPFDHSCSSYHDLSSKLLETPSPEMHICSLSNCSAKELICMSCSFCDLHFCLQHRHQVDHQCSKLEKPVEKMVQTAELVKQIQLKNMGKKTCRGVKSEKLAAKVQLMKLKQNSTGVNELPAEERVYFSVQTTLQVQVSVFVSKFWSMGKCIDYIASASKTANFNNIAGKPHLNLFSPAGDCLSENKDVTIAELIDEEALFNGQTVVMKYVDQ; encoded by the coding sequence ATGGAATTCCCTTCTCTAGGTGAAAGATGCAGCATGGCAATGTGCCAACAGTTGGATCTTCTTCCTATTCGCTGTTCCTACTGTCAAAAACACTTTTGCAAAGCACATTTTCAACCTTTTGATCATTCTTGCTCATCCTACCATGATTTATCATCTAAATTGTTGGAAACACCCTCTCCAGAAATGCATATCTGTTCTCTTTCCAACTGTTCTGCAAAAGAATTGATCTGCATGTCATGTTCTTTCTGTGATTTACACTTTTGCCTTCAACACCGTCATCAAGTTGACCACCAGTGCTCAAAGCTAGAAAAACCTGTGGAAAAGATGGTGCAGACAGCTGAATTGGTAAAGCAAATCCAGTTAAAGAACatgggaaaaaaaacttgtcgCGGAGTGAAATCAGAAAAACTTGCAGCTAAAGTACAATTAATGAAACTCAAACAAAACTCTACAGGTGTGAATGAACTTCCAGCTGAGGAGAGAGTATATTTCTCAGTTCAAACAACATTGCAAGTTCAAGTGTCTgtatttgtttcaaaattttggtCTATGGGGAAATGTATTGATTATATTGCATCTGCAAGTAAAACTGCCAACTTTAATAATATTGCAGGAAAACCTCACCTCAATTTGTTTTCTCCAGCTGGCGATTGTCTGTCAGAAAATAAAGATGTCACCATTGCAGAACTGATCGACGAAGAAGCACTTTTCAACGGGCAAACAGTTGTCATGAAATATGTTGATCAATAA